One window of the Eucalyptus grandis isolate ANBG69807.140 chromosome 8, ASM1654582v1, whole genome shotgun sequence genome contains the following:
- the LOC120287636 gene encoding G-type lectin S-receptor-like serine/threonine-protein kinase At4g03230: MATHNQRDINLIAISRAPAITMRRSNYFTCLLLSWMFLPSCLSRDTIAGGTITYPGGTTLVSAGKRFELGFFSPNGTSDSRRYVGIWYYGSDPPIVVWVANRDNPIVRGNASFDLVDGNLKVSNEGQAIWSTDASSSSTRLAKLLDSGNLVLIEGQNKVWQSFHDPTDTFLPGMLMTENFMLTSWASQDDPRRGSFTFQMDQQGGNNNYDVIQNQNLSSYWKSGVYGKFIQADQMLDVISFLLSNFTTGPTLPPAGTSPASAYENITWPSFNKYNNSRLVMNYNGRIQYFRRGNGSKPVWFEPASRCSVFSVCGQFGGCNDKNGNKTMCRCLPGFEPVQPDNWNSGDFSGGCLRKSSICVKNSDDGAHDFLSLKMMKARTPDMQIPVGSQEQCRQKCLGACKCQAYSFGEDLHPRAETGTLTCYTWLDDLNNIQEFATNGRDLYVRVPISDIESPRSCKTCGTNLVPYPLSTGWSCGDPLYSAFSCDNKTAQLYFEPGKGPYRVTSITPETRTFTIQVEDAFNCTGSGLMEIKQQLNESSPFSVSDGCIGGKNDFSTGDSFGVEVKIEWSTPKEPLCNSSKDCNWPHATCNNALDGTTRCLCNSGFSWNSFSVNCSLVNNVEGGGSLQKGQKAKLVYIVAPAVAAIFILVFGGLFYMRRQHGSTQGSRESTQENLAFRLYDSEKQIKMWMDSCQFEEEDKKGIDVPFFDLEIILQATNNFSDENKLGRGGFGPVYKATFPGGQEIAVKRLSSGSGQGLEEFKNEVVLIAKLQHRNLVRLVGYCVKGDEKMLLYEYMPNKSLDSFIFDRTRCSLLTWEIRFEIILGIARGMLYLHQDSRLRIIHRDLKTSNVLLDEEMIPKISDFGLARIFEAKQIEASTQRVIGTYGYMSPEYALDGFFSFKSDVFSFGVVVLEIVSGKRNTGFYQSEGTMSLLTHAWKLWNDNKALDLMDQVLHETYNRDQVLKCINVALLCVQEDPSDRPTMSNAVFMLGSESATLPVPKKPAFAVRIGVSTTASSSSKPESSTVLSTTLQQGR, translated from the exons ATGGCGACCCATAATCAAAGAGACATTAACCTCATCGCCATTTCAAGAGCTCCAGCTATTACCATGCGACGCTCCAATTACTTTACGTGCTTGCTCTTGTCTTGGATGTTCCTTCCGTCTTGCTTGAGCAGAGACACCATAGCAGGAGGCACAATCACATACCCAGGAGGAACCACTCTCGTGTCCGCGGGCAAGCGGTTCGAGCTTGGCTTCTTCTCTCCAAATGGGACCTCTGACTCCAGGAGATATGTCGGAATATGGTATTACGGGTCGGACCCTCCGATCGTCGTCTGGGTCGCCAACCGGGACAACCCGATTGTCCGTGGCAACGCATCATTCGACCTTGTGGATGGCAACCTGAAGGTGTCAAACGAAGGACAAGCGATCTGGTCGACCGACGCATCAAGTTCTTCAACCCGATTAGCAAAGCTTCTTGATTCAGGGAATCTGGTTCTGATCGAAGGCCAGAATAAAGTGTGGCAGAGCTTCCATGACCCGACCGACACGTTCCTTCCAGGGATGCTGATGACTGAAAACTTCATGTTGACTTCTTGGGCAAGCCAGGATGACCCAAGACGGGGGAGCTTCACGTTCCAAATGGATCAACAAGGCGGCAACAACAACTACGACGTGATCCAAAACCAAAACCTGTCTTCTTACTGGAAAAGTGGGGTCTACGGTAAGTTCATACAAGCCGATCAGATGTTGGACGTCatctctttcttgctctccAATTTTACAACCGGTCCCACTTTGCCGCCAGCCGGGACTAGTCCGGCTTCGGCCTACGAAAACATAACCTGGCCTTCATTCAACAAGTACAACAACAGCCGATTGGTTATGAACTACAACGGCCGGATTCAGTATTTCAGGCGAGGAAATGGGTCAAAGCCAGTCTGGTTCGAGCCGGCAAGCCGGTGCAGTGTCTTCAGCGTATGCGGCCAGTTTGGGGGCTGCAATGACAAGAATGGCAATAAGACTATGTGCAGGTGCTTGCCAGGGTTCGAGCCGGTGCAGCCAGATAATTGGAACTCGGGGGACTTCTCTGGGGGGTGCCTCAGGAAGTCGTCAATATGTGTGAAGAACAGTGACGATGGTGCTCATGATTTCTTGAGTTTGAAGATGATGAAAGCCAGGACGCCGGACATGCAGATTCCAGTAGGCAGCCAGGAGCAATGCAGGCAAAAGTGCCTTGGTGCCTGTAAATGCCAGGCTTACTCATTCGGGGAGGATCTGCACCCAAGGGCAGAGACGGGCACCTTGACATGCTATACTTGGTTGGACGATCTCAACAATATTCAGGAGTTTGCCACAAACGGTCGCGACCTCTATGTCCGAGTTCCGATATCAGACATAG AATCTCCTAGGAGTTGTAAAACTTGCGGCACAAATTTAGTCCCCTACCCTTTAAGCACTGGATGGAGCTGTGGCGATCCGTTATACTCTGCATTTAGCTGCGACAATAAAACTGCCCAGCTTTATTTTGAACCGGGCAAAGGTCCCTACAGAGTCACTAGCATCACTCCAGAAACTAGAACATTTACTATCCAAGTCGAGGATGCATTCAACTGCACAGGTAGTGGTTTGATGGAAATTAAGCAGCAACTTAACGAGTCCTCGCCATTTAGTGTGAGTGATGGGTGCATCGGAGGAAAGAATGACTTCAGCACAGGAGACTCTTTTGGTGTCGAAGTGAAAATTGAGTGGAGCACTCCGAAAGAGCCACTCTGCAATTCGTCCAAAGACTGCAATTGGCCACACGCAACTTGCAATAATGCATTAGATGGAACGACAAGGTGCCTATGCAACTCCGGATTCAGTTGGAATTCTTTCAGCGTCAATTGTTCTCTAG TAAATAACGTTGAAGGAGGAGGATCATTGCAGAAAGGACAGAAAGCGAAACTTGTATATATAGTTGCTCCTGCCGTTGCTGCAATTTTCATCCTTGTTTTCGGTGGCTTATTTTACATGAGAAGGCAGCATGGTAGTACGCAAG GGAGCAGGGAAAGCACTCAGGAAAATCTTGCCTTTCGTCTATACGACAGTGAGAAGCAGATCAAAATGTGGATGGATTCATGCCAattcgaggaagaagataagaaagGCATAGATGTGCCATTTTTtgacttagaaattattttacaaGCGACGAATAACTTCTCGGACGAGAACAAACTTGGAAGAGGTGGGTTCGGGCCTGTTTACAAG GCTACTTTTCCAGGAGGACAGGAAATTGCAGTAAAGAGGCTATCGAGTGGATCAGGACAGGGCTTAGAGGAATTTAAGAACGAAGTCGTCTTGATTGCCAAACTACAGCATCGAAATCTCGTCAGATTAGTAGGATATTGCGTCAAAGGGGATGAAAAAATGTTActatatgaatacatgcccaacAAAAGCTTAGATTCTTTCATATTTG ATCGAACAAGGTGTTCGTTGCTGACCTGGGAGATACGTTTTGAGATTATATTGGGAATTGCACGAGGAATGCTCTATCTTCACCAAGATTCTAGGCTGCGAATTATTCATAGAGATCTCAAGACGAGCAACGTTTTGCTCGATGAGGAGATGATTCCTAAAATTTCTGACTTTGGTCTGGCACGTATATTTGAGGCAAAACAAATTGAAGCAAGCACGCAAAGGGTGATTGGAACATA TGGATACATGTCTCCGGAGTATGCTTTGGATGGATTTTTCTCATTCAAGTCCGATGTTTTTAGCTTTGGTGTCGTTGTATTGGAGATTGTTAGTGGAAAACGTAACACAGGCTTCTATCAGTCCGAAGGAACAATGAGCCTTCTTACTCAT GCATGGAAATTATGGAATGACAATAAAGCATTGGACTTGATGGATCAAGTGCTGCACGAAACTTACAACAGAGATCAAGTTTTGAAGTGCATAAACGTGGCGCTTCTATGCGTGCAAGAAGACCCGAGTGATCGTCCCACGATGTCAAATGCGGTTTTCATGCTCGGTAGTGAAAGTGCGACTCTTCCGGTTCCCAAAAAACCGGCTTTTGCAGTTAGGATAGGCGTTTCTACAACAGCTTCTTCTTCCAGCAAACCAGAGTCGAGCACGGTGTTATCGACTACTCTGCAACAAGGACGGTAA